GTGCGGGTGGTGGCGCGCATCGTCTCGACGTCGAGGCGCTTGAACGGGCCGGAGCCCCTGGTGGGCTCGGAGCCGAGGAAGAAGTTCCGCCAGACGGGCATCAGCGGGACGACCGCGAGGTCCTGGTAGACGGTCGCGATGCCCAGGTCCAGGGCCTGGCGCGGGTTCGCCAGCACGACCTCGTCGCCCTCGATGCGGAACGTTCCGGCGTCGTGCCGGTGCAGCCCCGCGACGATCTTGATGAGGGTGGACTTGCCGGCGCCGTTGTCGCCGAGCACACAGGTGATCTCGCCCGCCCGGACCTCCAGGGAAACGCCTTCGAGCGCGCGGATGTTGCCGTAGTACTTGCTGACGTCGTCGAGCTCGACCAGCGGGGTCGCCGCCTCGGTCGTCACCGGGGTCGTCACTTGGTGGCCTCCACCCTCTTGCGGATCCAGGCGTTGAGGAGGGTCGCGAGGAGCAGCATCGCTCCGAGGAAGAACTTGAACCAGTCCGGGTTCCACTCCGCGTACACGATGCCCTTGCTGGTCATGCCGAAGATGAACGCGCCGATCGCGGAGCCGATGGCGGAGCCGTAGCCGCCGGTGATGAGGCAGCCGCCGATGACCGCCGCGATGATGTAGATCAGCTCGTTGCCGACGCCCTCTCCGGACTGGACCACGTCGAACGAGAAGAGCAGGTGCTGGCCGGAGATCCAGGCGCAGAACGCGACGCCCAGGTACAGGCCGATCTTGGTCCGGTGGACCGGGACGCCGACCGCGCGGGCGGCGTCCGCGCCGCCGCCGACCGCGAAGATCCAGTTGCCGAAGCGGGTGCGCAGCAGGATCCAGGTGGCCACGGCGACCAGGCCGAACCACCACAGGATGGTCACCTTGAGGTCGACGCCGCCGACGGTGACCTGGGAGGCGAAGAGCGCCTTGGCGGAGGGGAAGCCCTCCATGTCGGCGATGGTCTTGGTGGAGACGGTGCCGCTGATCAGCTTGGTGAGACCGAGGTTCAGACCCGTCAACATCAGAAAGGTGCCGAGCGTGATGATGAAGCTGGGCAGCTCGGTGCGGGTCAGCATGAAGCCGTTGAACGCGCCGATGGCGAGGGTGACCAGGAGCGAGACGCCGACGCCGACCCAGACGTTCGCGGTCATCTGGTAGCTGAACATCGAGGACACGAGCGCCGAACTGGTCACCAGGACGCCGGCCGACAGGTCGAACTCGCCGCCGATCATCAGCAGCGCCACGGGCACGGCCATGATGCCGATCGTCGAGGCCGCGTACAGGACGGTGCCCAGGCTGGAGGCGCGCAGGAAGCTGTCGGCGACCACGGAGAAGAAGAGGAAGACGGCGAGCGCGCCGACGACGGAACCGAGCTCGGGGCGGGCCAGCAGCTTCTTCAGCGGCGAGGTGCGCAGCAGCCGCTCGTCGACGTGGTCGAGATCGTCGGCCGGGGCCGTGGAGCTCATCGGGTTCCCCGCTCGGTGTACTCGAGCAGTGCGGCGGCGTCGTCCTTGGTGACGATCTGCGGGCCGGTGAGGACCGGCTTGCCGCCGCCGAGGACGTCGGCGTTGTACCGGTACAGCCAGAGCAGGTCGACCGCCTCGTAGCCCTGGAGGTACGGCTGCTGGTCGACGGCGAAGCCGAGGGTGCCGGACTGGAGTCCGGTGGCGACCTTGGGGTTGAGGTCGAAGGTGTCGATCTCGGCCTTGCTGCCGGCGGTCTTCTTCGCCTGGACGGCGGCGTCCGCGAAGGGGGCGCCGAGGGTGACGACGGCGTCGATCGCCGGGTCGGCCTGGAGCTTGGCCTCGATGGAGGCCTGGACGTCGGGCATGTTGGTGCCGTCGACGTACAGGTTCTGCAGCTCGCCCCCGAAGGTCTTCTTCACTCCGCCGCAGCGCTGCTCGTGGCCGACGTTGCCCTGCTCGTGCAGGACGCACAGCGCCTTCTTCTTCGCGCGCTTGTCGAGCTCCTCGCCGACGGCCTCGCCGGCGACGGTCTCGTCCTGGCCGATGTGCGTGAGCGCGCCGAAGGCCTGGGAGACCTCGGAGCCGGAGTTCACGGTGATCACCGGGATGCCCGCCTTGACCGCGCGGTGGACGGCCTCCTTCATGGCGTCCGGCTTGGCGAGGGTGACGATCAGGCCGTCGACGTTCTTGGCGACGTACGAGTCGATCAGCTGGGCCTGCTGCTGGGCCTCGTCGCTGTGCGCGTACAGGAAGTTGATGTTGTCCTTGACGGCCGCCTGCTTGGCGCCGCTCTGGACGATGTCCCAGAAGGTGTCGCCGTCGCCGGAGTGGGTGACCATCGCGAAGGTCCACCGGGGCGTGTTCACGGCGGCCCTGCCCTGGGCGGCCGCGGCCTTACGGGCATCCTCCGCACGCTTCCCGCCGGTGCTGCTGCAGGCTGTCAGTCCGGTGGCGAACAGCGCCGCCGCCAGCACGGCGCCGATGGCGCGTACCCCTGTCCGAGCTCCTGTCCGAGCATTGGTCACGACGCCGCGCCTCCTGGTGTCCCGCTGTCCTACTTGTCCTGCTGCGTGCACTGCAGTATCGGTCATGCCGTTCCGGTTCTACGACTTTGACGCGGACCCGTCAATGAATTTGTCAGAACATTCTGACGGACCGCCTACGACCGCACCAGCAGCTGGAACTCGAAGGAGTAGCGCGACGCCCGGTAGACGTGCGCGCCGAACTCCACGGCGCGCCCGGTGTCGTCGAAGGTGGTGCGCTCCATGGTGAGCAGCGGCGCACCCGGCTGCTCGCCCAGCAGCTCGGCCTCGGCCGGCGTGGCGGACCGCGCCCCGACGGTCTGCCGTGCGCTGTGCAGGGTGATCCCCGCGCCGCGCATCAGCCGGTACAGGCCGGTGGCCTGCAGGGTCTCGCCGTCCAGGTCGAGCAGCCCGGCCGGGAGGTGGTTGCGCAGCCGGGCCATCGGCTCGTCGTGCGCGCACCGCAACCGCTCGACGTAGCGCACGTCGCTGCCCTCAGGTACGCCGAGGGCGGCGGCGACCCGGGCGGACGCGGGCTCGATCCGGTTGGCCAGGACCAGGGTCGCGGGCCGCTGACCGGCCGCCTCCAGGTCGTCGTACAGGCTGGTCAGCTCCAGCGGCCGCTTGACCTGGCTGTGCACGACCTGGGTGCCGACGCCCCGGCGGCGGACCAGCAGGCCCTTGTCGACCAGCGACTGGATCGCCTGGCGGACGGTGGGGCGGGACAGGCCGAGCCGGGCGGCCAGCTCGATCTCGTTGCCGAGCAGGCTGCCGGGGGTCAGGGCGCCGTTCTCGATCGCCGCCTCCAGCTGCTGCGAGAGCTGGAAGTAGAGCGGCACGGGGCTCGTGCGGTCCACCGCCAGGTGCAGGGACGAGGCCGTGGAGGAGGGCTGCTTGGACACGGCCCGAGCGTAGCCCCCGGACATCATGACGGGAAGTCGTGAAGTCCGATTGTCCGGACAAACGCTTGACAGCCGTGCTGTCCGCCACCACCTTGGGGCCATGCGCATCGGACTGATCGGAACGGGACGTATCGGGGCCTTCCACGCGGGCGTGCTCGCCCGCCATCCGGAGGTCGAGTCGCTGGTCCTGGCGGACGCCGCGCCCGTCCGGGCCGCCGAGGTCGCGGGCGCGCTCGGCGCCGAGGCGGCGCCCACCGTGGACGCGCTGTTCGACCACGCGCTCGACGCCGTCGTCATCGCCTCCGCGACCGCCGCGCACGCCGAGCTGATCACCCGGGCCGCGGGCGCCGGGCTGCCCGCCTTCTGCGAGAAGCCGATCGCGCTCGACCTGCCCGGCACGCTCGGCGCGCTGCGCGCCGCGGAACAGGCCGGCACCGAGCTCCAGCTCGGCTTCATGCGCCGCTTCGACGCCGGCTACCGCGCCGCCCGCGAGGCCGTGCGGTCCGGCCGGCTCGGCCGGCTGCACACCGTGCGGGCCGTCACCTCCGACCCGGCCCCGCCGCCCGCCGCGTATCTGCCGCTCTCCGGCGGCCTGTTCAAGGACTGCCTCGTGCACGACTTCGACATCCTGCGCTGGGTCACCGGCCGCGAGGTCACCGAGGTGTACGCCACCGGCTCCGACACGGGCCCCGCGATGTTCCGCGAGGCCGGCGACGTGGACACGGCGGCGGCCGTGCTCACCCTGGACGACGGGACCCTCGCGACGGCGACCGCGACCCGCCGCAACGGCGCCGGGTACGACGTCCGCATGGAGCTGGCCGGCGAACGCGACCAGATCGCCGTCGGCCTCGACGACCGGACCCCGCTCGCCTCCGTCGAGCCGGACGGCCCCGACCCCGCCGACAAGCCCTGGCCGGGCTTCCTGGAGC
This sequence is a window from Streptomyces sp. HUAS YS2. Protein-coding genes within it:
- a CDS encoding ATP-binding cassette domain-containing protein, with protein sequence MTTPVTTEAATPLVELDDVSKYYGNIRALEGVSLEVRAGEITCVLGDNGAGKSTLIKIVAGLHRHDAGTFRIEGDEVVLANPRQALDLGIATVYQDLAVVPLMPVWRNFFLGSEPTRGSGPFKRLDVETMRATTRTELLRMGIDLRDVDQPIGTLSGGERQCVAIARAVYFGAKVLVLDEPTAALGVKQSGVVLKYVSAARDAGLGVVLITHNPHHAHLVGDRFVLLKRGTMVGSHTRDSITLDELTRQMAGGSELEDLRHELERTSDS
- a CDS encoding ABC transporter permease, with amino-acid sequence MSSTAPADDLDHVDERLLRTSPLKKLLARPELGSVVGALAVFLFFSVVADSFLRASSLGTVLYAASTIGIMAVPVALLMIGGEFDLSAGVLVTSSALVSSMFSYQMTANVWVGVGVSLLVTLAIGAFNGFMLTRTELPSFIITLGTFLMLTGLNLGLTKLISGTVSTKTIADMEGFPSAKALFASQVTVGGVDLKVTILWWFGLVAVATWILLRTRFGNWIFAVGGGADAARAVGVPVHRTKIGLYLGVAFCAWISGQHLLFSFDVVQSGEGVGNELIYIIAAVIGGCLITGGYGSAIGSAIGAFIFGMTSKGIVYAEWNPDWFKFFLGAMLLLATLLNAWIRKRVEATK
- a CDS encoding sugar ABC transporter substrate-binding protein, coding for MLAAALFATGLTACSSTGGKRAEDARKAAAAQGRAAVNTPRWTFAMVTHSGDGDTFWDIVQSGAKQAAVKDNINFLYAHSDEAQQQAQLIDSYVAKNVDGLIVTLAKPDAMKEAVHRAVKAGIPVITVNSGSEVSQAFGALTHIGQDETVAGEAVGEELDKRAKKKALCVLHEQGNVGHEQRCGGVKKTFGGELQNLYVDGTNMPDVQASIEAKLQADPAIDAVVTLGAPFADAAVQAKKTAGSKAEIDTFDLNPKVATGLQSGTLGFAVDQQPYLQGYEAVDLLWLYRYNADVLGGGKPVLTGPQIVTKDDAAALLEYTERGTR
- a CDS encoding GntR family transcriptional regulator, which produces MDRTSPVPLYFQLSQQLEAAIENGALTPGSLLGNEIELAARLGLSRPTVRQAIQSLVDKGLLVRRRGVGTQVVHSQVKRPLELTSLYDDLEAAGQRPATLVLANRIEPASARVAAALGVPEGSDVRYVERLRCAHDEPMARLRNHLPAGLLDLDGETLQATGLYRLMRGAGITLHSARQTVGARSATPAEAELLGEQPGAPLLTMERTTFDDTGRAVEFGAHVYRASRYSFEFQLLVRS
- a CDS encoding Gfo/Idh/MocA family oxidoreductase, which produces MRIGLIGTGRIGAFHAGVLARHPEVESLVLADAAPVRAAEVAGALGAEAAPTVDALFDHALDAVVIASATAAHAELITRAAGAGLPAFCEKPIALDLPGTLGALRAAEQAGTELQLGFMRRFDAGYRAAREAVRSGRLGRLHTVRAVTSDPAPPPAAYLPLSGGLFKDCLVHDFDILRWVTGREVTEVYATGSDTGPAMFREAGDVDTAAAVLTLDDGTLATATATRRNGAGYDVRMELAGERDQIAVGLDDRTPLASVEPDGPDPADKPWPGFLERFAPAYEAELDAFVRLVRGEAANPCDGREALEALRIAEACERSRRERRPVRLEEIGSAG